In Aequorivita sp. H23M31, a single window of DNA contains:
- a CDS encoding glucose 1-dehydrogenase: MDISKHFDLKGKTAIVTGGAGGIGKACCEILAAYGAKVVVSDYNMEAAEKTSKEINDNGGTSIAIDCNVLDDKALVNLVDKTVEKFGSIEILVNNVGGGGAGKESPYDIEVEQFKKVFEMNVFSMWRLCQLVAPHMKKAGYGSIINMSSMASINKSPAISAYASSKAAINHMTRNLAFDYGPDNIRVNAIGPGATRTHALSTVLTPDLEKAMLKHTPIHRLGEAEDIAGAVLYFAAPISSWTSGQVIFINGGGEQTLDM; encoded by the coding sequence ATGGATATCTCAAAACATTTTGATTTAAAAGGAAAAACCGCAATAGTAACGGGCGGAGCTGGAGGAATTGGAAAAGCTTGCTGCGAAATCTTAGCGGCTTATGGAGCCAAAGTGGTTGTCTCAGATTACAATATGGAGGCAGCTGAAAAAACCTCAAAAGAAATAAACGACAATGGCGGAACATCAATTGCGATAGATTGTAACGTTCTTGATGATAAAGCTCTTGTCAACTTGGTAGATAAGACCGTCGAGAAATTTGGAAGCATCGAAATCTTGGTAAACAACGTCGGCGGCGGTGGCGCAGGAAAAGAAAGCCCGTATGATATTGAAGTCGAGCAATTTAAAAAAGTTTTCGAAATGAACGTGTTCAGTATGTGGCGACTGTGCCAATTGGTGGCGCCGCATATGAAGAAAGCTGGCTATGGAAGTATTATCAATATGTCTTCAATGGCATCTATCAATAAAAGTCCGGCGATTAGTGCGTATGCTTCTTCCAAAGCTGCGATCAACCATATGACCCGCAATCTTGCATTTGACTATGGACCTGATAATATCCGTGTCAATGCCATAGGTCCTGGCGCTACAAGAACCCACGCCTTGAGTACGGTTTTAACACCAGATCTGGAAAAAGCTATGCTTAAACACACGCCTATCCACAGATTGGGTGAAGCCGAGGACATTGCTGGGGCAGTATTATATTTTGCTGCACCTATTTCAAGCTGGACGAGTGGGCAGGTTATTTTCATTAATGGCGGTGGAGAACAGACATTGGATATGTAA
- a CDS encoding type II toxin-antitoxin system RelE/ParE family toxin has protein sequence MAKWNIVWTRTADLQFVGILEYWVKRNKSNRYSIKLVKLVSERTNQISKNPFIYKLTDFNDFRVASLGNYSIYYKVSGNDLIISAFWDNRQDLKKLLEILKSEK, from the coding sequence ATGGCTAAATGGAATATAGTTTGGACAAGAACTGCTGATTTACAATTTGTCGGAATTTTAGAATATTGGGTTAAGCGAAATAAATCCAATAGATATTCGATTAAACTGGTGAAATTGGTTTCGGAACGAACAAATCAAATATCGAAAAACCCATTCATTTATAAATTAACTGACTTTAATGATTTTCGGGTTGCCTCTCTTGGAAACTACAGTATATACTATAAGGTTTCAGGAAATGATTTAATTATTTCTGCATTTTGGGACAACCGACAAGATTTAAAAAAATTATTAGAAATACTGAAGAGTGAAAAATAA
- a CDS encoding T9SS type A sorting domain-containing protein: MKKITFLLGGLIASIGVANAQHVQLPAAYSNPVSVLEQDMSIQPTDASVAVNLNGTIPYTATYGNRGNNADPLIVSTGPYFNVAGTGGGPDKSYLEDASLGMGTYGAGAQIASGNSVADDFVLTATYNITSIDVYSYQTGSTPPSITGVYMQVWDGDPSGGGSIVWGDMDTNILIGAESANALRVLESGNTSSMDRQIQRVTADTDGLTLDPGTYWVEYSFEGSGSSGPWAPPVVILGEATTGNAMQNLSQTTGWQALLDGGTNTPQGVPVDIYGTEVVSVADNALAGFSFFPNPTSDVLNLGAQKNIESVSLFNLLGQKVMTVKVDATTSSINLGSLATGTYVMQVTVQGQTGTYKVTKK; the protein is encoded by the coding sequence ATGAAAAAAATTACATTTCTATTAGGGGGTCTAATTGCTTCTATTGGAGTAGCCAACGCCCAACACGTGCAATTGCCAGCGGCATACAGCAATCCTGTTTCCGTGCTTGAGCAAGATATGTCCATTCAACCCACAGATGCTTCCGTGGCGGTAAATTTGAATGGGACAATTCCTTATACAGCAACCTATGGCAACAGAGGAAACAATGCTGATCCACTTATTGTAAGTACAGGTCCATATTTTAACGTAGCTGGTACGGGTGGCGGTCCGGATAAGAGCTATTTGGAAGACGCTAGCCTTGGTATGGGTACTTATGGTGCTGGAGCACAAATTGCATCCGGAAACAGTGTAGCCGATGATTTTGTGTTAACCGCAACTTATAATATAACGTCCATTGATGTTTATTCCTACCAGACTGGAAGTACTCCACCAAGTATTACAGGTGTTTATATGCAGGTTTGGGACGGTGATCCGAGTGGCGGTGGTTCGATCGTTTGGGGCGATATGGATACAAATATTTTAATCGGTGCCGAAAGCGCAAATGCTCTCCGAGTATTGGAAAGTGGAAACACCTCTAGTATGGACAGGCAAATACAGAGAGTTACAGCTGACACTGATGGCTTAACTCTTGATCCTGGAACATATTGGGTGGAGTACAGTTTTGAAGGATCTGGTTCATCAGGACCTTGGGCTCCTCCAGTTGTAATATTGGGTGAGGCCACAACCGGAAATGCAATGCAGAATTTATCTCAAACCACAGGATGGCAAGCTTTATTGGATGGAGGAACCAATACGCCTCAAGGTGTCCCTGTTGATATTTATGGAACCGAAGTTGTGAGCGTTGCAGATAATGCTCTTGCAGGTTTTTCATTTTTCCCCAATCCTACAAGTGATGTGCTTAACCTAGGTGCTCAAAAAAACATAGAGTCTGTATCTCTATTTAATCTTTTGGGCCAAAAAGTTATGACCGTAAAAGTTGATGCAACTACATCTTCCATCAACTTAGGAAGTCTTGCCACAGGAACTTACGTAATGCAAGTTACAGTGCAAGGACAAACAGGAACCTACAAAGTGACTAAGAAGTAA
- a CDS encoding HlyD family secretion protein, protein MATDKKPKKKNKLYLTLLNAFVFIITLLVIWFIVKNYLHINDKTYVNDAQVKAYINPVNSRVPGYIEDIRFTEHQHVKKGDTLVLLDTTEFENAIAQAKAGLSQAKAGKAATESSVVRVGSGESTVEANILGVKAQLDNARADLARYKNLLDNDAVTLQQYQQIETQVKTLQSQYNALKKQKNTAQLSTSETESQLAIGEAQIEAAEATLKRAELNLKYAVITAPEDGIMGRRSITTGQFIQPGQQIAALVQENTKWVEANLLEKQLPLIQVGEVLQFTIDGMGKTKFEGKITSISAATGSEFSAIPTDNSAGNFVKVQRRIPVKIEFTNNNDPKLLDQIRVGMNVVMTLKD, encoded by the coding sequence ATGGCTACTGATAAAAAACCCAAGAAAAAAAACAAGCTTTACTTAACGCTTCTGAATGCCTTTGTATTCATAATTACCTTATTGGTAATATGGTTTATCGTAAAAAACTATCTTCATATCAATGATAAAACCTATGTGAATGATGCCCAGGTAAAGGCGTATATCAATCCTGTAAATTCCCGAGTGCCTGGATATATTGAGGATATTCGGTTTACCGAGCACCAACACGTGAAAAAGGGAGATACGCTCGTTTTGCTGGATACTACCGAATTTGAAAATGCCATTGCTCAGGCAAAAGCTGGGTTAAGTCAGGCGAAAGCTGGGAAGGCCGCTACGGAATCCTCCGTAGTGCGCGTAGGGAGTGGTGAGAGTACCGTAGAAGCCAATATTCTTGGAGTAAAAGCCCAACTGGATAATGCCCGAGCTGATTTAGCCAGATATAAAAATCTATTGGACAATGATGCGGTCACCCTTCAGCAGTACCAACAGATAGAAACCCAGGTAAAAACCCTGCAATCACAGTACAATGCGCTCAAGAAACAGAAAAACACGGCACAACTTTCCACCAGCGAAACCGAATCACAACTTGCTATTGGCGAGGCACAGATAGAAGCGGCAGAAGCAACCTTAAAAAGAGCGGAATTAAATTTGAAATACGCTGTAATAACTGCCCCCGAAGACGGAATTATGGGAAGAAGATCGATCACCACTGGTCAATTTATACAGCCCGGACAACAGATAGCGGCTTTGGTTCAGGAAAATACAAAATGGGTGGAAGCTAACTTGCTGGAAAAACAATTGCCACTTATTCAAGTGGGCGAGGTACTTCAGTTTACAATCGACGGAATGGGAAAAACTAAATTTGAAGGAAAAATAACTTCCATTTCTGCTGCTACGGGATCTGAATTTTCAGCAATTCCAACCGATAACTCGGCAGGGAACTTTGTAAAAGTACAACGTCGAATCCCAGTAAAAATTGAATTTACAAACAATAACGATCCAAAACTTCTCGACCAAATACGCGTGGGAATGAATGTGGTAATGACTCTTAAGGACTAA
- a CDS encoding helix-turn-helix domain-containing protein, which translates to MPFRNPPFQIYTNTEIGKNLINDENFKVLPPFFLLVNKGKIDMIDGDALKVGEKTISVFAKENKVIINSISEDCAFILLQYKREYIKSMTLKLDLLDAFKYVYSSPQLTFELSKENFSDLWVLAEYIKRQQDISLNSEIEQHLLRHLNYSFLYSSVHKMNQTKSFEASPRNQQQNIVLGFLKNLQRQGSTKLNVSDYAKMQHITTRHLSATVKQITGMSALDIIHRMVVHRAKNELTETNKPISEIAFQLGYTDPFTFSHFFKKKTGFNPTEFRAKYQG; encoded by the coding sequence ATGCCCTTTAGAAATCCTCCATTCCAAATTTACACCAATACTGAAATTGGGAAGAATCTCATTAACGATGAAAACTTTAAAGTTTTACCTCCGTTTTTTCTTCTAGTAAATAAAGGTAAAATCGATATGATTGATGGCGATGCTTTGAAAGTGGGAGAAAAAACCATTTCTGTCTTTGCAAAAGAAAATAAGGTTATCATTAATAGTATCAGTGAAGACTGCGCATTTATCCTTCTACAATACAAAAGGGAATATATCAAATCAATGACGCTTAAATTGGACCTTTTGGATGCGTTTAAATATGTGTATTCCAGTCCGCAGCTTACCTTCGAACTCTCAAAGGAGAATTTTTCTGATCTCTGGGTGTTGGCGGAATATATCAAAAGACAACAGGATATTTCTTTAAACTCCGAAATCGAGCAACACCTACTTCGCCATCTCAATTATTCCTTTCTATACAGCAGTGTCCACAAGATGAACCAGACCAAATCCTTTGAGGCGAGTCCGCGAAACCAGCAGCAAAATATCGTTTTGGGTTTTCTAAAGAATCTACAGCGTCAAGGCAGTACCAAGTTAAACGTCAGCGATTATGCCAAAATGCAGCATATTACTACTCGGCATCTTTCTGCCACAGTAAAGCAGATTACGGGAATGTCTGCCTTGGATATTATTCATAGAATGGTTGTGCACCGTGCCAAAAATGAATTGACCGAAACCAATAAGCCCATTTCTGAAATTGCTTTTCAATTGGGTTATACAGATCCATTTACATTTAGCCATTTTTTTAAGAAGAAAACCGGTTTTAATCCCACAGAATTTAGAGCTAAGTATCAGGGATAA
- a CDS encoding serine hydrolase domain-containing protein, producing the protein MAAQNHQKFLSAKESEPINFGWMQGFPPEKDKVLHTWDGSFFEFPAIRWSVVHMREMLPTQNVSRGLNAPSELPYKLDKNIDSLTFLPWNSKTPMTWEKSLWENYTDGMIILHKGNVVYERYFSELTDCDVHAVMSLTKSFTGSLASILAAEGILDPNKLVTFYVPELKNSAYGDATVRQVMDMTTALKYSEDYADPNADIWEFSAAGNPLPKPKGYDGPNGYYEYLQTVKKQGTHGEAFGYKTVNADALGWIISKASGKSVSDLLSEKIWRKLGMEQDAYYQVDGLGTPFAGGGFNAGLRDLARFGELIRNQGKFNGQQIFPAEAVKDIEKGGSKEAFAKSGHPELKGWSYRNMWWMTENKDGAFAARGVHGQTIYIDPKAEMVIVRLASHPIAGNAANDPTSLPAYQAVADYLMKK; encoded by the coding sequence ATGGCAGCCCAAAACCACCAAAAATTTTTATCGGCAAAGGAAAGCGAACCCATAAATTTTGGATGGATGCAAGGTTTTCCACCTGAAAAAGATAAGGTCCTGCATACTTGGGACGGATCATTCTTTGAATTTCCCGCCATCCGCTGGAGTGTGGTGCATATGCGTGAAATGTTGCCAACCCAAAATGTTTCCAGAGGACTCAATGCACCATCGGAATTGCCGTATAAATTGGACAAGAACATAGATTCCCTCACTTTTCTTCCTTGGAATTCTAAAACACCGATGACTTGGGAAAAGTCCTTATGGGAAAATTATACCGATGGAATGATAATCCTTCATAAAGGCAATGTGGTCTATGAACGATATTTTAGTGAGCTCACCGATTGTGATGTGCATGCCGTTATGTCCCTTACTAAATCCTTTACGGGTTCGCTGGCTTCTATTTTAGCGGCAGAAGGAATTTTGGATCCCAACAAATTGGTTACTTTTTATGTTCCCGAACTTAAAAACTCTGCGTATGGCGATGCTACTGTAAGACAAGTGATGGATATGACCACTGCTTTAAAATACAGCGAGGATTATGCCGATCCAAATGCGGATATCTGGGAGTTTTCTGCTGCTGGAAATCCGTTGCCCAAACCAAAGGGATATGACGGACCGAATGGCTATTACGAATATTTACAAACCGTAAAAAAACAAGGAACCCACGGAGAAGCTTTCGGCTACAAAACCGTAAACGCCGATGCCTTGGGATGGATAATTTCAAAGGCTTCAGGAAAATCAGTTTCCGACCTTCTATCAGAGAAAATCTGGAGAAAGTTGGGAATGGAACAGGATGCCTATTATCAAGTGGATGGCCTGGGAACTCCCTTTGCGGGTGGAGGATTTAACGCTGGTCTTAGGGATTTGGCCCGTTTTGGGGAATTGATCCGAAACCAAGGAAAATTTAATGGGCAGCAAATTTTTCCTGCCGAAGCCGTAAAGGACATTGAAAAAGGAGGAAGCAAGGAAGCTTTCGCAAAATCGGGTCATCCTGAGCTTAAAGGTTGGTCCTATAGAAATATGTGGTGGATGACCGAAAATAAAGACGGTGCTTTTGCCGCGCGTGGCGTTCACGGACAGACCATTTATATTGACCCAAAAGCCGAAATGGTTATCGTTCGCTTGGCCTCACATCCCATTGCAGGAAATGCAGCTAATGATCCAACTTCATTGCCGGCATACCAGGCAGTGGCGGATTATTTGATGAAAAAATAA
- a CDS encoding TolC family protein, whose amino-acid sequence MKTFQKLNMGLALLFGVLIAPFASGQQMQERKMTVQELAQSIEANNIQLKLAKASVDIADAKIGAVKTNRLPDIGADMQVFYLSDVSIFDKRFHKIQEVDIHNFGHQFNVSANQLIFAGGKINKSIQLAEMNKTLSENNMEDTDQGVKLNAAELYLNLYNLQNQKRILESNKTLATERTKNAQYYYEEDMITKNELLRAEVLERQLEQAILQVQNAILITNKNLTLFAGLDENVLIVPDISNLDHQIRQEDEVFFREIAFQNNPKLQASDTQIAIAEKNLELTRTDRLPILAGFAGYNASRPQTAGSPMDVYSNTYQVGLNLSYNLESLFKNPKKEAVDKIVIDQAELAKEATRQQIEGEVNAAFKNYHQALEQREVSAINEEAAAENYRITELKYKNQLVTYLEIIDASNIKLQAELQTLDDQTDIILNYVKLLRVTGQL is encoded by the coding sequence GTGAAGACTTTTCAAAAATTAAATATGGGTTTGGCACTGCTCTTCGGGGTTTTGATTGCTCCCTTTGCAAGCGGCCAACAAATGCAGGAACGCAAAATGACCGTGCAGGAATTGGCCCAGAGTATCGAAGCCAACAACATTCAATTAAAACTGGCAAAAGCATCTGTAGATATCGCCGATGCCAAGATTGGTGCAGTCAAAACAAACCGGCTTCCAGATATTGGAGCGGATATGCAAGTATTTTATTTAAGCGACGTCAGTATTTTCGACAAACGTTTTCATAAAATCCAAGAAGTGGATATCCATAATTTTGGGCACCAATTTAATGTTTCTGCAAACCAATTGATTTTTGCAGGTGGGAAAATTAATAAATCCATTCAACTGGCGGAAATGAACAAGACGCTTTCCGAAAATAATATGGAAGATACCGATCAAGGAGTAAAGTTGAATGCCGCGGAATTATATCTCAACCTATACAATCTTCAAAACCAGAAACGAATTTTGGAGAGCAATAAAACGTTGGCCACCGAACGTACCAAGAATGCACAGTATTATTATGAGGAAGATATGATCACCAAAAACGAACTGTTGCGCGCAGAGGTTTTGGAGAGACAATTGGAACAGGCCATTCTTCAGGTACAGAATGCCATTTTGATCACCAATAAAAATCTGACGCTTTTCGCTGGGTTGGATGAAAATGTGTTGATTGTTCCAGATATCAGTAATCTCGATCATCAAATTCGACAAGAAGATGAAGTGTTTTTTAGAGAAATAGCCTTTCAAAATAATCCCAAGTTGCAGGCAAGTGATACACAAATTGCCATCGCCGAAAAGAATCTGGAACTCACCCGAACCGATCGGTTGCCCATCCTCGCAGGATTCGCAGGATATAATGCCTCGCGTCCACAAACCGCTGGCTCGCCGATGGACGTTTATTCCAACACCTATCAAGTGGGATTGAATCTTTCCTATAATCTTGAATCCTTGTTTAAAAATCCGAAGAAAGAAGCCGTTGATAAAATTGTAATCGACCAGGCAGAACTGGCCAAGGAAGCCACAAGACAACAAATTGAGGGCGAAGTAAATGCTGCTTTTAAGAATTATCACCAAGCACTTGAACAGCGTGAAGTAAGTGCCATCAATGAAGAAGCTGCTGCTGAAAACTATCGAATCACCGAATTGAAATATAAAAACCAGCTGGTTACCTATCTCGAAATAATCGACGCTTCCAACATAAAACTACAAGCCGAACTTCAAACCTTGGACGACCAAACGGATATTATTTTGAACTATGTAAAATTGCTTAGGGTAACGGGACAACTTTAG
- a CDS encoding NADP-dependent oxidoreductase, with amino-acid sequence MKAYVRTSPATQEVQLQEVDIPKINADEVLIKVEAFGVGIHDRYFIPSEVKFPYVIGSEGAGTIIEKGNEVSDFNIGEKVIFTTILQIHGGSWAEYAVAKQSVLIRLPNNLTVQQGAALPIAGKTALECMREINSNKGDSLFIAGASGAIGTLVIQLAKEKGMRISASASAKNHDYMKSLGAEHTVDYKDPEWTTKVKQWSNGGVSTALAIQPGTGSDSIKVVKDGGLLITVSGDSQTVIPERNIEVRQMGHQLFTNKEMIELVRKISEEKINLVIEKQFPFSEALEALKKTETRSARGKVVVKGFNNN; translated from the coding sequence ATGAAAGCTTACGTAAGAACAAGCCCAGCGACGCAGGAGGTTCAATTGCAGGAAGTGGATATTCCTAAAATTAATGCGGATGAAGTACTTATAAAAGTAGAGGCATTTGGCGTGGGAATCCACGATAGATATTTTATTCCTTCAGAAGTAAAATTTCCATACGTCATCGGTTCGGAAGGTGCGGGAACAATCATCGAAAAAGGAAACGAGGTATCGGATTTTAATATTGGTGAGAAAGTAATATTCACTACGATTTTACAAATTCACGGTGGAAGTTGGGCAGAATATGCAGTAGCAAAACAATCGGTATTGATAAGATTGCCCAACAACCTAACTGTCCAGCAAGGAGCAGCGCTTCCAATCGCAGGAAAAACCGCATTGGAATGTATGCGCGAAATAAATTCAAATAAGGGTGATAGTCTTTTTATCGCAGGAGCATCTGGCGCAATTGGAACTTTAGTCATTCAATTGGCCAAGGAAAAGGGAATGCGAATTTCGGCTTCTGCATCGGCCAAGAATCACGATTATATGAAATCGCTTGGGGCAGAACACACAGTAGATTATAAAGATCCGGAATGGACTACCAAAGTTAAACAGTGGTCCAATGGCGGTGTGAGCACTGCATTGGCAATTCAGCCGGGAACAGGTTCTGACAGTATTAAAGTTGTAAAAGACGGTGGATTATTAATTACCGTTTCGGGTGACAGCCAAACTGTTATTCCCGAGCGAAATATTGAAGTTCGCCAAATGGGGCATCAATTATTTACCAATAAGGAAATGATAGAATTGGTAAGAAAAATATCAGAAGAAAAAATAAATCTTGTGATAGAAAAACAATTTCCTTTCAGCGAAGCTTTAGAAGCTCTCAAAAAGACTGAGACAAGAAGCGCGAGAGGAAAAGTAGTAGTAAAAGGTTTTAATAATAATTAA
- a CDS encoding HdeD family acid-resistance protein, giving the protein MKTSFLHSIKNSIKHWYIPLLVGILFIIISIVVFTSPISSLLTLSLFFALSFIFGGLSEIFFSIANRKTLDNWGWSLAFGILTFIIGTSLVIHPALSLSVLAFYIGFLLLFRSISSISFALDIKKYGSKNWAGLLIFGILGAIVSFILIWNPVIAGMSVVILVALSFLFAGLFSIFLSFQLRKLHKHSKTISEGLRNRYDALMEEIREEWED; this is encoded by the coding sequence ATGAAAACCTCTTTCTTACATTCAATCAAAAACTCCATCAAGCACTGGTATATCCCATTGCTGGTCGGAATACTATTTATCATTATCAGTATTGTGGTCTTTACTTCGCCTATAAGTTCTTTACTGACTTTATCACTTTTTTTTGCGCTCTCCTTTATTTTTGGAGGACTGTCGGAAATATTTTTCTCCATTGCCAACAGAAAGACATTGGACAACTGGGGATGGTCTTTGGCATTTGGAATTCTGACTTTTATAATTGGAACTTCGCTTGTAATCCATCCTGCACTTTCCCTTAGTGTTTTGGCATTTTATATAGGCTTTCTTTTGCTTTTCCGCTCTATTTCATCCATTAGTTTTGCTTTGGACATTAAAAAATACGGCAGTAAAAACTGGGCTGGTTTGCTCATCTTCGGAATTTTGGGTGCGATAGTTTCTTTTATTTTGATTTGGAATCCTGTTATTGCAGGGATGAGCGTGGTTATTTTGGTTGCATTAAGCTTCCTTTTTGCCGGACTCTTCAGCATCTTTCTTTCCTTTCAATTAAGAAAACTTCATAAACATTCTAAAACTATTTCTGAAGGATTAAGAAACAGATATGACGCTTTGATGGAAGAGATTCGCGAGGAATGGGAGGATTAG
- a CDS encoding efflux MFS transporter permease: protein MYNKGLFAEWVPKPVQLLLIIVFLLPILVVSGIYTGNLSYMVGSLGSDNAWMVFANYAGVVGMGVSLPIIFRYKLRFHTKFLMVKTLLFLALASFMLATTDSNIVIVSCAFFIGFLKMFALIELILPVMYIISPTGDRPKFYSIFYPMAIIVPQIAGYIMTKVGFDTYWQNANFIMALVMLFLTALALIFMHHKRFDKKVPLYYVDWAGMVLYTVIFLAMAYFIAFAKQENYFKSDNILLATGIVIVGIVLYQINQRLIKRPFVDFGSLKNYNVIHGIMMLFMLGFFLAGSSLQSKITIGVLGFDAVMDNSYNLWMIPGLVLASIYSLKWLGKDKSLKMYLLTGFSAFILYYVFMYFMVSANVSYEQLIIPNIIRGFGMGVLFIGVWLYALSNLSMDATLGAAAVLIVVRTMIGPGVWSLIFGYFDGTWSLEALTNMAGKMDASAYSRETAMSLYRNLNIDALIISTKRLYGVLILLGIAVLAYVSFLHLEGLEKRKIVLLRKRLKGQSTEGYLGKVELTEEEEVKEEATAASAAAL, encoded by the coding sequence ATGTATAACAAAGGATTATTTGCAGAGTGGGTTCCCAAGCCTGTACAATTGCTGTTGATTATCGTATTTCTACTGCCCATTTTGGTGGTCAGTGGGATTTACACGGGGAATCTTAGCTATATGGTAGGCAGTCTGGGGAGCGATAATGCGTGGATGGTTTTTGCAAACTATGCCGGCGTAGTAGGAATGGGTGTAAGTCTTCCAATCATCTTTCGCTATAAGCTGCGTTTCCATACTAAGTTTTTAATGGTCAAAACTTTACTGTTCTTGGCATTGGCGTCTTTTATGCTGGCAACCACGGATAGTAATATCGTCATCGTTTCCTGTGCTTTTTTTATTGGGTTTCTAAAAATGTTCGCATTGATAGAGCTCATTTTACCTGTAATGTATATTATAAGTCCTACTGGGGATCGACCAAAATTTTATTCTATTTTCTATCCGATGGCCATCATTGTTCCTCAAATCGCCGGATATATAATGACCAAGGTCGGATTTGATACCTATTGGCAAAATGCCAATTTTATTATGGCTTTGGTAATGCTGTTTCTTACCGCTTTGGCGCTGATATTTATGCACCATAAACGTTTTGACAAGAAAGTGCCGCTTTATTATGTGGATTGGGCGGGAATGGTTTTATACACCGTAATTTTTCTGGCGATGGCCTATTTTATCGCTTTTGCAAAACAGGAAAATTACTTTAAATCGGATAATATCCTTCTGGCCACTGGAATTGTGATCGTGGGAATTGTTTTATACCAAATCAATCAGCGTCTTATCAAGCGTCCTTTTGTGGATTTCGGAAGTTTAAAAAATTACAATGTCATCCACGGGATTATGATGCTCTTTATGCTTGGGTTTTTCTTGGCGGGGAGTTCGCTGCAAAGTAAGATTACCATTGGTGTTTTGGGGTTTGATGCCGTGATGGATAACTCTTATAATCTATGGATGATTCCAGGATTGGTATTGGCGAGTATCTATAGTTTAAAGTGGTTGGGAAAGGACAAATCCCTAAAAATGTATTTGCTCACCGGTTTTTCTGCCTTCATCCTTTATTATGTGTTTATGTATTTTATGGTATCGGCAAACGTGAGCTATGAGCAATTGATTATTCCAAATATAATACGTGGCTTCGGAATGGGGGTGTTGTTTATCGGGGTTTGGTTATACGCGCTCAGCAATTTATCGATGGATGCCACTTTGGGTGCCGCCGCAGTTTTGATTGTGGTACGTACAATGATCGGTCCGGGTGTTTGGAGCTTGATTTTTGGTTATTTCGATGGCACTTGGAGTTTGGAAGCCCTGACCAATATGGCAGGAAAGATGGATGCTTCGGCATATTCAAGAGAAACTGCGATGAGTTTATATCGAAACCTCAATATTGATGCGCTGATAATTTCCACCAAAAGACTTTATGGGGTTCTGATTTTATTGGGAATTGCCGTTTTGGCCTATGTTTCCTTTCTTCATTTGGAAGGCTTGGAGAAAAGAAAGATTGTCCTGCTGCGTAAACGTTTGAAAGGCCAGTCAACAGAAGGTTATCTCGGAAAGGTGGAATTGACTGAGGAAGAAGAAGTAAAAGAAGAAGCTACTGCAGCGAGTGCGGCGGCGCTTTAG
- a CDS encoding SDR family oxidoreductase has protein sequence MKNTERKIALVTGAGTGLGRAIAKTLAEQDFKVVLTGRREDKLREVQNELGKENAIVITADILDEKSVAALKETLLEQTDGSLDLLVNNVGGVPAMGTIEEMNLDQWQQVMDKNLTSAFLTTKAFLPALRKSNKGTVISVTSGAVHNYFPGMGAYSVSKAALESFVKVLGEEEKDNGISTHLFDPGNVISEANPHGEQDPMEIMDKIVALVN, from the coding sequence ATGAAAAACACAGAGCGTAAAATAGCTTTAGTTACCGGTGCAGGTACAGGATTAGGTCGTGCAATAGCCAAAACATTAGCGGAACAGGATTTTAAAGTAGTGTTAACGGGCAGAAGAGAGGACAAACTACGAGAAGTTCAAAATGAATTAGGAAAAGAAAATGCAATTGTGATAACCGCAGATATTCTTGATGAAAAAAGTGTTGCTGCTTTAAAAGAAACGTTACTCGAACAAACTGATGGATCGCTTGATTTATTGGTCAATAATGTGGGCGGTGTTCCAGCAATGGGCACGATTGAGGAAATGAATTTGGATCAATGGCAGCAGGTGATGGATAAAAACCTTACCAGTGCATTCCTAACTACCAAAGCGTTTTTACCAGCCTTACGCAAAAGCAATAAGGGAACAGTAATTTCGGTTACTTCCGGGGCAGTCCATAATTATTTTCCAGGAATGGGAGCGTATTCGGTAAGTAAAGCGGCCCTTGAATCCTTCGTGAAAGTACTTGGAGAAGAAGAGAAGGACAATGGAATTTCAACCCACTTATTTGACCCAGGAAATGTTATTTCAGAGGCAAACCCTCACGGAGAGCAGGATCCTATGGAAATAATGGATAAAATAGTGGCATTGGTCAATTAG